Below is a genomic region from Fibrobacter sp..
GGGTAAGAACGCGCTGTTTACGCTGCTCATCTTCGTGGGCGCGCCGATTGCGCAGACAATCTACGGCATGTTGCTGATGATGTACATCCTGAACAAGTCTCAGGCGGCTCCGGCCAACTGGGCTGCATACCTGGGTGTCGGCATCTTCGGTGGCATCGGCATGATGGC
It encodes:
- a CDS encoding V-type ATP synthase subunit K (produces ATP from ADP in the presence of a proton gradient across the membrane; the K subunit is a nonenzymatic component which binds the dimeric form by interacting with the G and E subunits), with amino-acid sequence GKNALFTLLIFVGAPIAQTIYGMLLMMYILNKSQAAPANWAAYLGVGIFGGIGMMASAWYVGKSAADACNALGETGKGLVNYLMVLGVGETVALFVMVFSMMLVS